The Stigmatopora argus isolate UIUO_Sarg chromosome 23, RoL_Sarg_1.0, whole genome shotgun sequence genome contains a region encoding:
- the cpsf6 gene encoding cleavage and polyadenylation specificity factor subunit 6 isoform X4, with the protein MADGVDHIDIYADVEEEFSQEPEYPVHDQIDLYDDVISPSANNGDAPEDREYLDSLPAQAGSDGGKPPAPNVVYTYTGKRIALYIGNLTWWTTDEDLTEAIRSIGITDVLEIKFFENRANGQSKGFALVCVGSDGSSRKLMDLLSKRELHGQNPIVAPCNKQSLSQFEMQSRKSTQSGQMSGEGKAGPPGGGRAGFPMGSRGSRGRFPGPPGGPGGDRFPGGVGPGGPPPHFPGGVQGPPRPPPGPPGPPGPPPGQGLLPPLGPPNRGDRLPPPVLFPGQFGQPPLGPLPPGPPPPGYGPPPGPPPPQQGPPPPGPFPPRPPGPLGPPLALAPPPHLGGPPPGGPPPAPHVNPAFFPPPGGNNMPPNDSRGPPGPNDPYGRPPPYERGDYGPGAREMEPSRTPLSEPEFEEIMNRNRAISSSAISRAVSDASAADYGSAIETLVTAISLIKQSKVSADDRCKVLISSLQDCLHGIESKSYGSTRSGSQLERERSRERDHSRSREKSRRHKSRSRERHEDYYRERSRERDRHRERDRDRDREREREREYRHR; encoded by the exons ATGGCGGACGGTGTAGATCACATCGACATCTACGCTGACGTCGAGGAGGAGTTCAGCCAG GAACCCGAGTACCCGGTCCATGATCAGATCGACCTGTACGACGACGTGATCTCCCCCTCCGCCAATAATGGCGACGCACCGGAGGACCGAGAATACTTAGACTCGTTGCCTGCGCAGGCGGGATCGGATGGAGGAAAACCACCCGCACCCAACGTGGTGTACACTTACACCGGGAAGCGGATCGCCCTGTACATCGGGAACCTCACCTGG TGGACCACGGACGAGGACCTCACGGAAGCCATCCGCTCGATAGGAATCACAGATGTTTTGGAAATCAAGTTCTTCGAAAACAGGGCCAATGGGCAATCTAAAGG GTTCGCTTTGGTTTGCGTGGGCTCGGATGGATCGTCCAGGAAGCTAATGGACCTGTTATCCAAGAGAGAGCTGCATGGTCAGAATCCCATTGTGGCGCCGTGCAACAAGCAATCTCTCAGCCAGTTTGAGATGCAGTCCCGTAAAA GTACTCAGTCGGGACAGATGTCGGGCGAAGGGAAAGCCGGCCCTCCCGGCGGCGGCCGCGCCGGCTTTCCGATGGGCAGTCGTGGAAGTCGAGGCAGGTTTCCCGGACCTCCCGGGGGCCCCGGAGGCGACCGTTTCCCGGGTGGCGTCGGGCCTGGAGGACCGCCGCCGCACTTCCCTG gtgGCGTGCAGGGTCCCCCTCGTCCCCCTCCCGGTCCCCCCGGCCCACCCGGACCACCTCCCGGCCAGGGTCTCCTGCCTCCTCTCGGTCCTCCCAATCGGGGCGACAGGCTTCCTCCCCCGGTTCTCTTCCCGGGTCAGTTTGGCCAGCCGCCTTTAGGACCCCTGCCGCCCGGCCCTCCGCCCCCAGGCTACGGTCCGCCTCCGGGGCCCCCGCCACCGCAGCAAGGCCCCCCGCCACCTGGTCCGTTCCCACCGCGCCCCCCGGGTCCCTTAGGGCCTCCATTGGCTCTGGCTCCACCGCCTCACCTGGGAGGACCTCCGCCAGGCGGTCCGCCGCCGGCCCCCCATGTCAATCCCGCCTTCTTCCCCCCGCCCGGTGGCAATAACATGCCGCCCAATGACAGCCGCGGGCCCCCGGGACCAAACGACCCGTACGGACGCCCGCCACCTTACGAGAGGGGAGATTACGGTCCCGGAGCCCG GGAAATGGAGCCGTCCCGGACCCCTCTGAGCGAGCCCGAGTTTGAGGAGATAATGAACAGGAACCGGGCCATCTCCTCCAGCGCCATATCCAGAGCCGTGTCCGACGCCAGCGCAG CCGACTACGGCAGCGCCATCGAGACTTTGGTCACCGCCATCAGTCTGATCAAGCAGTCCAAGGTGTCGGCGGACGACCGCTGCAAGGTCCTCATAAGCTCTCTTCAGGATTGCCTGCACGGAATCGAATCCAAAAGTTACGGCTCCACCAGGTCCGGATCGCAACTGGA ACGCGAGCGTTCCAGAGAGCGCGACCACAGCCGCTCGAGGGAGAAGAGCCGGCGTCACAAGTCGCGCAGTCGCGAGCGCCACGAGGACTACTACCGCGAACGCAGCCGGGAGCGGGACCGCCACCGCGAGAGGGATCGCGACCGAGACCGCGAACGAGAGCGTGAGAGGGAGTATCGGCACCGCTAG
- the cpsf6 gene encoding cleavage and polyadenylation specificity factor subunit 6 isoform X6 — MADGVDHIDIYADVEEEFSQEPEYPVHDQIDLYDDVISPSANNGDAPEDREYLDSLPAQAGSDGGKPPAPNVVYTYTGKRIALYIGNLTWWTTDEDLTEAIRSIGITDVLEIKFFENRANGQSKGFALVCVGSDGSSRKLMDLLSKRELHGQNPIVAPCNKQSLSQFEMQSRKSTQSGQMSGEGKAGPPGGGRAGFPMGSRGSRGRFPGPPGGPGGDRFPGGVGPGGPPPHFPGGVQGPPRPPPGPPGPPGPPPGQGLLPPLGPPNRGDRLPPPVLFPGQFGQPPLGPLPPGPPPPGYGPPPGPPPPQQGPPPPGPFPPRPPGPLGPPLALAPPPHLGGPPPGGPPPAPHVNPAFFPPPGGNNMPPNDSRGPPGPNDPYGRPPPYERGDYGPGAREMEPSRTPLSEPEFEEIMNRNRAISSSAISRAVSDASAADYGSAIETLVTAISLIKQSKVSADDRCKVLISSLQDCLHGIESKSYGSTRRERSRERDHSRSREKSRRHKSRSRERHEDYYRERSRERDRHRERDRDRDREREREREYRHR; from the exons ATGGCGGACGGTGTAGATCACATCGACATCTACGCTGACGTCGAGGAGGAGTTCAGCCAG GAACCCGAGTACCCGGTCCATGATCAGATCGACCTGTACGACGACGTGATCTCCCCCTCCGCCAATAATGGCGACGCACCGGAGGACCGAGAATACTTAGACTCGTTGCCTGCGCAGGCGGGATCGGATGGAGGAAAACCACCCGCACCCAACGTGGTGTACACTTACACCGGGAAGCGGATCGCCCTGTACATCGGGAACCTCACCTGG TGGACCACGGACGAGGACCTCACGGAAGCCATCCGCTCGATAGGAATCACAGATGTTTTGGAAATCAAGTTCTTCGAAAACAGGGCCAATGGGCAATCTAAAGG GTTCGCTTTGGTTTGCGTGGGCTCGGATGGATCGTCCAGGAAGCTAATGGACCTGTTATCCAAGAGAGAGCTGCATGGTCAGAATCCCATTGTGGCGCCGTGCAACAAGCAATCTCTCAGCCAGTTTGAGATGCAGTCCCGTAAAA GTACTCAGTCGGGACAGATGTCGGGCGAAGGGAAAGCCGGCCCTCCCGGCGGCGGCCGCGCCGGCTTTCCGATGGGCAGTCGTGGAAGTCGAGGCAGGTTTCCCGGACCTCCCGGGGGCCCCGGAGGCGACCGTTTCCCGGGTGGCGTCGGGCCTGGAGGACCGCCGCCGCACTTCCCTG gtgGCGTGCAGGGTCCCCCTCGTCCCCCTCCCGGTCCCCCCGGCCCACCCGGACCACCTCCCGGCCAGGGTCTCCTGCCTCCTCTCGGTCCTCCCAATCGGGGCGACAGGCTTCCTCCCCCGGTTCTCTTCCCGGGTCAGTTTGGCCAGCCGCCTTTAGGACCCCTGCCGCCCGGCCCTCCGCCCCCAGGCTACGGTCCGCCTCCGGGGCCCCCGCCACCGCAGCAAGGCCCCCCGCCACCTGGTCCGTTCCCACCGCGCCCCCCGGGTCCCTTAGGGCCTCCATTGGCTCTGGCTCCACCGCCTCACCTGGGAGGACCTCCGCCAGGCGGTCCGCCGCCGGCCCCCCATGTCAATCCCGCCTTCTTCCCCCCGCCCGGTGGCAATAACATGCCGCCCAATGACAGCCGCGGGCCCCCGGGACCAAACGACCCGTACGGACGCCCGCCACCTTACGAGAGGGGAGATTACGGTCCCGGAGCCCG GGAAATGGAGCCGTCCCGGACCCCTCTGAGCGAGCCCGAGTTTGAGGAGATAATGAACAGGAACCGGGCCATCTCCTCCAGCGCCATATCCAGAGCCGTGTCCGACGCCAGCGCAG CCGACTACGGCAGCGCCATCGAGACTTTGGTCACCGCCATCAGTCTGATCAAGCAGTCCAAGGTGTCGGCGGACGACCGCTGCAAGGTCCTCATAAGCTCTCTTCAGGATTGCCTGCACGGAATCGAATCCAAAAGTTACGGCTCCACCAG ACGCGAGCGTTCCAGAGAGCGCGACCACAGCCGCTCGAGGGAGAAGAGCCGGCGTCACAAGTCGCGCAGTCGCGAGCGCCACGAGGACTACTACCGCGAACGCAGCCGGGAGCGGGACCGCCACCGCGAGAGGGATCGCGACCGAGACCGCGAACGAGAGCGTGAGAGGGAGTATCGGCACCGCTAG
- the cpsf6 gene encoding cleavage and polyadenylation specificity factor subunit 6 isoform X3, which translates to MADGVDHIDIYADVEEEFSQEPEYPVHDQIDLYDDVISPSANNGDAPEDREYLDSLPAQAGSDGGKPPAPNVVYTYTGKRIALYIGNLTWWTTDEDLTEAIRSIGITDVLEIKFFENRANGQSKGFALVCVGSDGSSRKLMDLLSKRELHGQNPIVAPCNKQSLSQFEMQSRKSKHSTQSGQMSGEGKAGPPGGGRAGFPMGSRGSRGRFPGPPGGPGGDRFPGGVGPGGPPPHFPGGVQGPPRPPPGPPGPPGPPPGQGLLPPLGPPNRGDRLPPPVLFPGQFGQPPLGPLPPGPPPPGYGPPPGPPPPQQGPPPPGPFPPRPPGPLGPPLALAPPPHLGGPPPGGPPPAPHVNPAFFPPPGGNNMPPNDSRGPPGPNDPYGRPPPYERGDYGPGAREMEPSRTPLSEPEFEEIMNRNRAISSSAISRAVSDASAADYGSAIETLVTAISLIKQSKVSADDRCKVLISSLQDCLHGIESKSYGSTRSGSQLERERSRERDHSRSREKSRRHKSRSRERHEDYYRERSRERDRHRERDRDRDREREREREYRHR; encoded by the exons ATGGCGGACGGTGTAGATCACATCGACATCTACGCTGACGTCGAGGAGGAGTTCAGCCAG GAACCCGAGTACCCGGTCCATGATCAGATCGACCTGTACGACGACGTGATCTCCCCCTCCGCCAATAATGGCGACGCACCGGAGGACCGAGAATACTTAGACTCGTTGCCTGCGCAGGCGGGATCGGATGGAGGAAAACCACCCGCACCCAACGTGGTGTACACTTACACCGGGAAGCGGATCGCCCTGTACATCGGGAACCTCACCTGG TGGACCACGGACGAGGACCTCACGGAAGCCATCCGCTCGATAGGAATCACAGATGTTTTGGAAATCAAGTTCTTCGAAAACAGGGCCAATGGGCAATCTAAAGG GTTCGCTTTGGTTTGCGTGGGCTCGGATGGATCGTCCAGGAAGCTAATGGACCTGTTATCCAAGAGAGAGCTGCATGGTCAGAATCCCATTGTGGCGCCGTGCAACAAGCAATCTCTCAGCCAGTTTGAGATGCAGTCCCGTAAAAGTAAGCACA GTACTCAGTCGGGACAGATGTCGGGCGAAGGGAAAGCCGGCCCTCCCGGCGGCGGCCGCGCCGGCTTTCCGATGGGCAGTCGTGGAAGTCGAGGCAGGTTTCCCGGACCTCCCGGGGGCCCCGGAGGCGACCGTTTCCCGGGTGGCGTCGGGCCTGGAGGACCGCCGCCGCACTTCCCTG gtgGCGTGCAGGGTCCCCCTCGTCCCCCTCCCGGTCCCCCCGGCCCACCCGGACCACCTCCCGGCCAGGGTCTCCTGCCTCCTCTCGGTCCTCCCAATCGGGGCGACAGGCTTCCTCCCCCGGTTCTCTTCCCGGGTCAGTTTGGCCAGCCGCCTTTAGGACCCCTGCCGCCCGGCCCTCCGCCCCCAGGCTACGGTCCGCCTCCGGGGCCCCCGCCACCGCAGCAAGGCCCCCCGCCACCTGGTCCGTTCCCACCGCGCCCCCCGGGTCCCTTAGGGCCTCCATTGGCTCTGGCTCCACCGCCTCACCTGGGAGGACCTCCGCCAGGCGGTCCGCCGCCGGCCCCCCATGTCAATCCCGCCTTCTTCCCCCCGCCCGGTGGCAATAACATGCCGCCCAATGACAGCCGCGGGCCCCCGGGACCAAACGACCCGTACGGACGCCCGCCACCTTACGAGAGGGGAGATTACGGTCCCGGAGCCCG GGAAATGGAGCCGTCCCGGACCCCTCTGAGCGAGCCCGAGTTTGAGGAGATAATGAACAGGAACCGGGCCATCTCCTCCAGCGCCATATCCAGAGCCGTGTCCGACGCCAGCGCAG CCGACTACGGCAGCGCCATCGAGACTTTGGTCACCGCCATCAGTCTGATCAAGCAGTCCAAGGTGTCGGCGGACGACCGCTGCAAGGTCCTCATAAGCTCTCTTCAGGATTGCCTGCACGGAATCGAATCCAAAAGTTACGGCTCCACCAGGTCCGGATCGCAACTGGA ACGCGAGCGTTCCAGAGAGCGCGACCACAGCCGCTCGAGGGAGAAGAGCCGGCGTCACAAGTCGCGCAGTCGCGAGCGCCACGAGGACTACTACCGCGAACGCAGCCGGGAGCGGGACCGCCACCGCGAGAGGGATCGCGACCGAGACCGCGAACGAGAGCGTGAGAGGGAGTATCGGCACCGCTAG
- the cpsf6 gene encoding cleavage and polyadenylation specificity factor subunit 6 isoform X5, which yields MADGVDHIDIYADVEEEFSQEPEYPVHDQIDLYDDVISPSANNGDAPEDREYLDSLPAQAGSDGGKPPAPNVVYTYTGKRIALYIGNLTWWTTDEDLTEAIRSIGITDVLEIKFFENRANGQSKGFALVCVGSDGSSRKLMDLLSKRELHGQNPIVAPCNKQSLSQFEMQSRKSKHSTQSGQMSGEGKAGPPGGGRAGFPMGSRGSRGRFPGPPGGPGGDRFPGGVGPGGPPPHFPGGVQGPPRPPPGPPGPPGPPPGQGLLPPLGPPNRGDRLPPPVLFPGQFGQPPLGPLPPGPPPPGYGPPPGPPPPQQGPPPPGPFPPRPPGPLGPPLALAPPPHLGGPPPGGPPPAPHVNPAFFPPPGGNNMPPNDSRGPPGPNDPYGRPPPYERGDYGPGAREMEPSRTPLSEPEFEEIMNRNRAISSSAISRAVSDASAADYGSAIETLVTAISLIKQSKVSADDRCKVLISSLQDCLHGIESKSYGSTRRERSRERDHSRSREKSRRHKSRSRERHEDYYRERSRERDRHRERDRDRDREREREREYRHR from the exons ATGGCGGACGGTGTAGATCACATCGACATCTACGCTGACGTCGAGGAGGAGTTCAGCCAG GAACCCGAGTACCCGGTCCATGATCAGATCGACCTGTACGACGACGTGATCTCCCCCTCCGCCAATAATGGCGACGCACCGGAGGACCGAGAATACTTAGACTCGTTGCCTGCGCAGGCGGGATCGGATGGAGGAAAACCACCCGCACCCAACGTGGTGTACACTTACACCGGGAAGCGGATCGCCCTGTACATCGGGAACCTCACCTGG TGGACCACGGACGAGGACCTCACGGAAGCCATCCGCTCGATAGGAATCACAGATGTTTTGGAAATCAAGTTCTTCGAAAACAGGGCCAATGGGCAATCTAAAGG GTTCGCTTTGGTTTGCGTGGGCTCGGATGGATCGTCCAGGAAGCTAATGGACCTGTTATCCAAGAGAGAGCTGCATGGTCAGAATCCCATTGTGGCGCCGTGCAACAAGCAATCTCTCAGCCAGTTTGAGATGCAGTCCCGTAAAAGTAAGCACA GTACTCAGTCGGGACAGATGTCGGGCGAAGGGAAAGCCGGCCCTCCCGGCGGCGGCCGCGCCGGCTTTCCGATGGGCAGTCGTGGAAGTCGAGGCAGGTTTCCCGGACCTCCCGGGGGCCCCGGAGGCGACCGTTTCCCGGGTGGCGTCGGGCCTGGAGGACCGCCGCCGCACTTCCCTG gtgGCGTGCAGGGTCCCCCTCGTCCCCCTCCCGGTCCCCCCGGCCCACCCGGACCACCTCCCGGCCAGGGTCTCCTGCCTCCTCTCGGTCCTCCCAATCGGGGCGACAGGCTTCCTCCCCCGGTTCTCTTCCCGGGTCAGTTTGGCCAGCCGCCTTTAGGACCCCTGCCGCCCGGCCCTCCGCCCCCAGGCTACGGTCCGCCTCCGGGGCCCCCGCCACCGCAGCAAGGCCCCCCGCCACCTGGTCCGTTCCCACCGCGCCCCCCGGGTCCCTTAGGGCCTCCATTGGCTCTGGCTCCACCGCCTCACCTGGGAGGACCTCCGCCAGGCGGTCCGCCGCCGGCCCCCCATGTCAATCCCGCCTTCTTCCCCCCGCCCGGTGGCAATAACATGCCGCCCAATGACAGCCGCGGGCCCCCGGGACCAAACGACCCGTACGGACGCCCGCCACCTTACGAGAGGGGAGATTACGGTCCCGGAGCCCG GGAAATGGAGCCGTCCCGGACCCCTCTGAGCGAGCCCGAGTTTGAGGAGATAATGAACAGGAACCGGGCCATCTCCTCCAGCGCCATATCCAGAGCCGTGTCCGACGCCAGCGCAG CCGACTACGGCAGCGCCATCGAGACTTTGGTCACCGCCATCAGTCTGATCAAGCAGTCCAAGGTGTCGGCGGACGACCGCTGCAAGGTCCTCATAAGCTCTCTTCAGGATTGCCTGCACGGAATCGAATCCAAAAGTTACGGCTCCACCAG ACGCGAGCGTTCCAGAGAGCGCGACCACAGCCGCTCGAGGGAGAAGAGCCGGCGTCACAAGTCGCGCAGTCGCGAGCGCCACGAGGACTACTACCGCGAACGCAGCCGGGAGCGGGACCGCCACCGCGAGAGGGATCGCGACCGAGACCGCGAACGAGAGCGTGAGAGGGAGTATCGGCACCGCTAG
- the cpsf6 gene encoding cleavage and polyadenylation specificity factor subunit 6 isoform X2: MADGVDHIDIYADVEEEFSQEPEYPVHDQIDLYDDVISPSANNGDAPEDREYLDSLPAQAGSDGGKPPAPNVVYTYTGKRIALYIGNLTWWTTDEDLTEAIRSIGITDVLEIKFFENRANGQSKGFALVCVGSDGSSRKLMDLLSKRELHGQNPIVAPCNKQSLSQFEMQSRKSTQSGQMSGEGKAGPPGGGRAGFPMGSRGSRGRFPGPPGGPGGDRFPGGVGPGGPPPHFPGSGMRPDLIRHQDGHLEMSFNPGSWRDRGGVQGPPRPPPGPPGPPGPPPGQGLLPPLGPPNRGDRLPPPVLFPGQFGQPPLGPLPPGPPPPGYGPPPGPPPPQQGPPPPGPFPPRPPGPLGPPLALAPPPHLGGPPPGGPPPAPHVNPAFFPPPGGNNMPPNDSRGPPGPNDPYGRPPPYERGDYGPGAREMEPSRTPLSEPEFEEIMNRNRAISSSAISRAVSDASAADYGSAIETLVTAISLIKQSKVSADDRCKVLISSLQDCLHGIESKSYGSTRRERSRERDHSRSREKSRRHKSRSRERHEDYYRERSRERDRHRERDRDRDREREREREYRHR, translated from the exons ATGGCGGACGGTGTAGATCACATCGACATCTACGCTGACGTCGAGGAGGAGTTCAGCCAG GAACCCGAGTACCCGGTCCATGATCAGATCGACCTGTACGACGACGTGATCTCCCCCTCCGCCAATAATGGCGACGCACCGGAGGACCGAGAATACTTAGACTCGTTGCCTGCGCAGGCGGGATCGGATGGAGGAAAACCACCCGCACCCAACGTGGTGTACACTTACACCGGGAAGCGGATCGCCCTGTACATCGGGAACCTCACCTGG TGGACCACGGACGAGGACCTCACGGAAGCCATCCGCTCGATAGGAATCACAGATGTTTTGGAAATCAAGTTCTTCGAAAACAGGGCCAATGGGCAATCTAAAGG GTTCGCTTTGGTTTGCGTGGGCTCGGATGGATCGTCCAGGAAGCTAATGGACCTGTTATCCAAGAGAGAGCTGCATGGTCAGAATCCCATTGTGGCGCCGTGCAACAAGCAATCTCTCAGCCAGTTTGAGATGCAGTCCCGTAAAA GTACTCAGTCGGGACAGATGTCGGGCGAAGGGAAAGCCGGCCCTCCCGGCGGCGGCCGCGCCGGCTTTCCGATGGGCAGTCGTGGAAGTCGAGGCAGGTTTCCCGGACCTCCCGGGGGCCCCGGAGGCGACCGTTTCCCGGGTGGCGTCGGGCCTGGAGGACCGCCGCCGCACTTCCCTG GCTCAGGGATGAGACCTGATCTGATTAGGCACCAAGATGGCCACTTGGAAATGAGTTTCAATCCTGGGAGCTGGCGCGACAGAG gtgGCGTGCAGGGTCCCCCTCGTCCCCCTCCCGGTCCCCCCGGCCCACCCGGACCACCTCCCGGCCAGGGTCTCCTGCCTCCTCTCGGTCCTCCCAATCGGGGCGACAGGCTTCCTCCCCCGGTTCTCTTCCCGGGTCAGTTTGGCCAGCCGCCTTTAGGACCCCTGCCGCCCGGCCCTCCGCCCCCAGGCTACGGTCCGCCTCCGGGGCCCCCGCCACCGCAGCAAGGCCCCCCGCCACCTGGTCCGTTCCCACCGCGCCCCCCGGGTCCCTTAGGGCCTCCATTGGCTCTGGCTCCACCGCCTCACCTGGGAGGACCTCCGCCAGGCGGTCCGCCGCCGGCCCCCCATGTCAATCCCGCCTTCTTCCCCCCGCCCGGTGGCAATAACATGCCGCCCAATGACAGCCGCGGGCCCCCGGGACCAAACGACCCGTACGGACGCCCGCCACCTTACGAGAGGGGAGATTACGGTCCCGGAGCCCG GGAAATGGAGCCGTCCCGGACCCCTCTGAGCGAGCCCGAGTTTGAGGAGATAATGAACAGGAACCGGGCCATCTCCTCCAGCGCCATATCCAGAGCCGTGTCCGACGCCAGCGCAG CCGACTACGGCAGCGCCATCGAGACTTTGGTCACCGCCATCAGTCTGATCAAGCAGTCCAAGGTGTCGGCGGACGACCGCTGCAAGGTCCTCATAAGCTCTCTTCAGGATTGCCTGCACGGAATCGAATCCAAAAGTTACGGCTCCACCAG ACGCGAGCGTTCCAGAGAGCGCGACCACAGCCGCTCGAGGGAGAAGAGCCGGCGTCACAAGTCGCGCAGTCGCGAGCGCCACGAGGACTACTACCGCGAACGCAGCCGGGAGCGGGACCGCCACCGCGAGAGGGATCGCGACCGAGACCGCGAACGAGAGCGTGAGAGGGAGTATCGGCACCGCTAG
- the cpsf6 gene encoding cleavage and polyadenylation specificity factor subunit 6 isoform X1, translated as MADGVDHIDIYADVEEEFSQEPEYPVHDQIDLYDDVISPSANNGDAPEDREYLDSLPAQAGSDGGKPPAPNVVYTYTGKRIALYIGNLTWWTTDEDLTEAIRSIGITDVLEIKFFENRANGQSKGFALVCVGSDGSSRKLMDLLSKRELHGQNPIVAPCNKQSLSQFEMQSRKSKHSTQSGQMSGEGKAGPPGGGRAGFPMGSRGSRGRFPGPPGGPGGDRFPGGVGPGGPPPHFPGSGMRPDLIRHQDGHLEMSFNPGSWRDRGGVQGPPRPPPGPPGPPGPPPGQGLLPPLGPPNRGDRLPPPVLFPGQFGQPPLGPLPPGPPPPGYGPPPGPPPPQQGPPPPGPFPPRPPGPLGPPLALAPPPHLGGPPPGGPPPAPHVNPAFFPPPGGNNMPPNDSRGPPGPNDPYGRPPPYERGDYGPGAREMEPSRTPLSEPEFEEIMNRNRAISSSAISRAVSDASAADYGSAIETLVTAISLIKQSKVSADDRCKVLISSLQDCLHGIESKSYGSTRRERSRERDHSRSREKSRRHKSRSRERHEDYYRERSRERDRHRERDRDRDREREREREYRHR; from the exons ATGGCGGACGGTGTAGATCACATCGACATCTACGCTGACGTCGAGGAGGAGTTCAGCCAG GAACCCGAGTACCCGGTCCATGATCAGATCGACCTGTACGACGACGTGATCTCCCCCTCCGCCAATAATGGCGACGCACCGGAGGACCGAGAATACTTAGACTCGTTGCCTGCGCAGGCGGGATCGGATGGAGGAAAACCACCCGCACCCAACGTGGTGTACACTTACACCGGGAAGCGGATCGCCCTGTACATCGGGAACCTCACCTGG TGGACCACGGACGAGGACCTCACGGAAGCCATCCGCTCGATAGGAATCACAGATGTTTTGGAAATCAAGTTCTTCGAAAACAGGGCCAATGGGCAATCTAAAGG GTTCGCTTTGGTTTGCGTGGGCTCGGATGGATCGTCCAGGAAGCTAATGGACCTGTTATCCAAGAGAGAGCTGCATGGTCAGAATCCCATTGTGGCGCCGTGCAACAAGCAATCTCTCAGCCAGTTTGAGATGCAGTCCCGTAAAAGTAAGCACA GTACTCAGTCGGGACAGATGTCGGGCGAAGGGAAAGCCGGCCCTCCCGGCGGCGGCCGCGCCGGCTTTCCGATGGGCAGTCGTGGAAGTCGAGGCAGGTTTCCCGGACCTCCCGGGGGCCCCGGAGGCGACCGTTTCCCGGGTGGCGTCGGGCCTGGAGGACCGCCGCCGCACTTCCCTG GCTCAGGGATGAGACCTGATCTGATTAGGCACCAAGATGGCCACTTGGAAATGAGTTTCAATCCTGGGAGCTGGCGCGACAGAG gtgGCGTGCAGGGTCCCCCTCGTCCCCCTCCCGGTCCCCCCGGCCCACCCGGACCACCTCCCGGCCAGGGTCTCCTGCCTCCTCTCGGTCCTCCCAATCGGGGCGACAGGCTTCCTCCCCCGGTTCTCTTCCCGGGTCAGTTTGGCCAGCCGCCTTTAGGACCCCTGCCGCCCGGCCCTCCGCCCCCAGGCTACGGTCCGCCTCCGGGGCCCCCGCCACCGCAGCAAGGCCCCCCGCCACCTGGTCCGTTCCCACCGCGCCCCCCGGGTCCCTTAGGGCCTCCATTGGCTCTGGCTCCACCGCCTCACCTGGGAGGACCTCCGCCAGGCGGTCCGCCGCCGGCCCCCCATGTCAATCCCGCCTTCTTCCCCCCGCCCGGTGGCAATAACATGCCGCCCAATGACAGCCGCGGGCCCCCGGGACCAAACGACCCGTACGGACGCCCGCCACCTTACGAGAGGGGAGATTACGGTCCCGGAGCCCG GGAAATGGAGCCGTCCCGGACCCCTCTGAGCGAGCCCGAGTTTGAGGAGATAATGAACAGGAACCGGGCCATCTCCTCCAGCGCCATATCCAGAGCCGTGTCCGACGCCAGCGCAG CCGACTACGGCAGCGCCATCGAGACTTTGGTCACCGCCATCAGTCTGATCAAGCAGTCCAAGGTGTCGGCGGACGACCGCTGCAAGGTCCTCATAAGCTCTCTTCAGGATTGCCTGCACGGAATCGAATCCAAAAGTTACGGCTCCACCAG ACGCGAGCGTTCCAGAGAGCGCGACCACAGCCGCTCGAGGGAGAAGAGCCGGCGTCACAAGTCGCGCAGTCGCGAGCGCCACGAGGACTACTACCGCGAACGCAGCCGGGAGCGGGACCGCCACCGCGAGAGGGATCGCGACCGAGACCGCGAACGAGAGCGTGAGAGGGAGTATCGGCACCGCTAG